TCTTATCAACAACAGCAACAGTTCACTGCCAATGCTGCCCACGAACTGCGATCGCCCTTAGCTAGTCTTCTGGCAACAGTGGAGGCAATCTTACGGCTGCCACCAGGACATCAACAGGATGTCCCCTCAATGCTTCAGAGGGTCGAGCGACAGGGACGACGCTTGAGCCACTTAATCGCCGACTTACTCTTGCTTGTCAGCTTGGAGCAGAATTCCTCCCCAAAACCATTTCAGCCTTGCTGCTTGAATGATTTAATTGCCGATCTAACCGAGGAATTAGCGGAACTGGCAACAGCCTCAAACATTCACTTGACCAGTCAAGTTCCCCATTTCGAGATTTATGTTTTAGGTAATGAATCACAACTTTATCGTTTAGTCTCTAATTTGATTGCCAATGCCATTCAGTACACCTCTACTGGAGGTTATGTGCAAGTAAGTTTGTCCCAGAGCGATCATAATGCTATCCTCGCGATCGAGGATACTGGGATGGGAATTTCATCGACCGAACAAAGCCTAATTTTTGAACGCTTCTATCGCGTGAATAGCGATCGCTCCCGCCAAACTGGTGGCACGGGATTGGGGCTGGCAATTGCCAGTGCGATCGCCCATCGTCATCAAGGGCATTTAAAAGTTAACAGCGAACTAGGTAAGGGCAGTGTCTTCACCATCTATCTTCCCTGTATTCATTGACCCAAGGTATATAACCAAAATGCAGCTTGAATGGTCAGTTGACTATTGAAGGTTCGCACGCTATCTGGAAATGGCGGGATTTAAAGACATCAAAGTGGAACGGAAGATGATGAAGCCTATTTCGACGGTGTACGTACAAGGAAGAAATGTTCAATAGGGATGACAACAAAAGACAGTACACGAAAATGCACCAATATTAGTGGCAGCTTAATGAACTCATAAAAAAGTAGGATGGGGACGAGTAAGATAAATGTCCGACAGTGCTTTCACGTTAGCTAACATTTCTCGTAATAAATAGGGAATCATTCCTCGCAGTCCATAAATCTCTCGATCTGGCGTTCCCAAACCAACTGCGTTTACTCCTAACTGACGACAAGTGTAGACAGCGCGAGGTAAATGATAATTTTGGGTAATCACCACCGCTCGATGCACGTCAAAAACCTGATGGGCGCGGTAACAACTCTCATAGGTGCTAAAACCTGCATAATCTAGAGTAATATCTTGAGTCGGTACGTCCAAATCGTGGGCAAATCGTTTCATTGCCATAACTTCATTGTAGGAAATCATACTATTATCCCCCGTCATTAGCAGCTTGTGAATGCGCCCGTTCTGATATAGTTCCACCGCAGATTCTACTCGGTCAGCTAACATGGGGCTAGGAGTTCCATCGGCTGACAAGCCCGCACCAAATACGATAGCGACATCTTCGTGAGGAATTTGAGCCGATGACCTATAGCGATCGCTACTGGTAGCTAAATTAATATAACCAGTCGAAATTATGGGTATTAAACACGTACCGATTACTAACCATAACAGCAGCGATCGCAGCCGATAAAATATTTTTGCTAATACATTCTGTTTTCTTCTTCTCAAATTAAATTTTCGACGTTTATTTCTCAAACCATTAAAATCAGATATCTTTTTTAAAGTCACTATGTAACTCTTTTATTTTCAAAAAAAATGTTAGTCAAAATACTCTGTAAATAAAGTTAATTATTTATAGTGGCATTGTTATGACGTAAATTTCGGATAACATTTGTCGTCAGTTAAACAATCTAGCTTTTGTATTGCTGATAAAGTTTTTCTAACTCTGTTGATTCGAGTTCACAATCGATTCCGCTTATACATCTTCCTTTGCTTGGTGTTACGGATTGAATTCCTTGTTGAAAAACTGCGGTCAGAAATGCAATAAAATTGCTTAATCGGCTAAATTGAGGCTGTGTTGAAAGAAATGATTCAGTCACTTTCATTGGTGGTAATTTTGTCCCGTTAGCGCAATAGATAATTGGGTTGTTTGGCTCTAGGCGCATCATGCAGTAAATTGTCTTCTTGCCCTCCATCAAGATAAAAATAGGCAGTAAATCGATTTGGCATCTGCCGAGTTTTAAGTGGCGATGTCCTGCGAGGGAATATTCTAAAGGCAAGAATTTGGTCATAATAAGGCGATTTTCTAATATGGTACGTACTTCATTCTCTCGACCAGTTAATTCTCCATCCCATTTACCTTTGAGCCTAAGTAGTTTCTCTCCTAAGTTCAACTTTCCTGGTTTACCAGATAACCCATTGTGCTATTGATATAGAAGAAAAGCATCTTGAGGTAGCGTCCAAGTAAATGAAGCGACTTGCCTCTCAATTTCAATATGGGTTAATCCAAGCTGTAAACGACTGGTAATTTTAGGAACAGATTCAGCTAGTATAAGATTAAAACGGTCAAGTGTTTCGGGTAGTGCGGACATAATGATCGCGAAGAAGTCAGAAATTAGCTTACTCAATTAAGACGAAAAAAGCATTTAGTTTGTGACAGCTAATAATTCTAATTATCTTCTGTAGTTAAAGTTTAGCTATGCTGGTGGCGATGATGAATATCTGGCA
The nucleotide sequence above comes from Stanieria cyanosphaera PCC 7437. Encoded proteins:
- a CDS encoding SanA/YdcF family protein, with product MRRRKQNVLAKIFYRLRSLLLWLVIGTCLIPIISTGYINLATSSDRYRSSAQIPHEDVAIVFGAGLSADGTPSPMLADRVESAVELYQNGRIHKLLMTGDNSMISYNEVMAMKRFAHDLDVPTQDITLDYAGFSTYESCYRAHQVFDVHRAVVITQNYHLPRAVYTCRQLGVNAVGLGTPDREIYGLRGMIPYLLREMLANVKALSDIYLTRPHPTFL
- the rppB gene encoding two-component system sensor histidine kinase RppB; translation: MNGHHLFRRSRIRLALWYAFVMGAILSLSGLGMYRAMVRVKWTSLEREIESIAGTLHDSLEPMLPVSEAPTPVLQQIFPDLCLTGQFCNLKPTLIPRHTIGIGDRDLYYLRLFDHYGKLLAFSPNQPAQLPQTLNSAQWQTFNVEGIRYHQFTITLHSANTHHLATGNSSHPSWGYLQIGRTLETYDSEVRQIQLILAFGLPIALGLVAVSSWYLAGLAMQPIYQSYQQQQQFTANAAHELRSPLASLLATVEAILRLPPGHQQDVPSMLQRVERQGRRLSHLIADLLLLVSLEQNSSPKPFQPCCLNDLIADLTEELAELATASNIHLTSQVPHFEIYVLGNESQLYRLVSNLIANAIQYTSTGGYVQVSLSQSDHNAILAIEDTGMGISSTEQSLIFERFYRVNSDRSRQTGGTGLGLAIASAIAHRHQGHLKVNSELGKGSVFTIYLPCIH